A genomic region of Glycine max cultivar Williams 82 chromosome 15, Glycine_max_v4.0, whole genome shotgun sequence contains the following coding sequences:
- the LOC100793983 gene encoding zinc finger CCCH domain-containing protein 48 isoform X2, with amino-acid sequence MDTKFARRTERIGRTTCSYWRAGKCNRNPCRFLHIETPSPPAACGYGNTAYSYGKKPHSSSENTPKYGSKKALHRDNGDRGDATRVAKAFKKSSPRICKYWINNNCVHGEQCLYLHSWFRGDGFSTVTKLQEHKKVITGIALPVGSDKLYSGSTDGTVRIWDCHTGQCAKVINLGAEVTSLISEGSWIFVGLQNAVKAWNIQTMSEFTLDGPKGRVRAMTVGNNTLFAGAEDGVIFAWRGSSKANSPFELVASLTGHTKAVVCLAVGCKMLYSGSMDQSIKVWDMDTLQCTMTLNDHTDAVTSLICWDQYLLSSSSDRTIKVWACIEAGSLEVIYTHTEENGVVSVFGMPDAEGKPILFSSCRDNSVHIFSERGRLFAKKDVALIELGPGGLFFTGDESGLLMVWKWLEVPKVASS; translated from the exons ATGGATACAAAGTTTGCACGAAGAACTGAGCGCATTGGTAGAACAACATGCTCTTATTGGAGAGCTGGAAAATGTAACAGAAATCCATGCAGATTTTTGCACATAGAGACACCATCTCCACCTGCTGCTTGTGGTTATGGCAATACTGCATATAGCTACGGAAAAAAGCCCCATTCCTCCTCTGAGAATACCCCGAAATATGGTTCAAAGAAAGCATTGCATAGAGATAATGGAGATAGAGGAGATGCAACAAGGGTTGCTAAGGCTTTCAAGAAATCATCACCAAGGATATGTAAATACTGGATCAACAACAATTGTGTACATGGTGAACAATGCCTGTATCTGCATTCATGGTTTCGTGGTGATGGGTTTTCCACAGTAACGAAACTTCAAGAACATAAGAAG GTTATCACTGGCATCGCACTTCCTGTTGGATCCGACAAACTTTATTCTGGCAGCACTGATGGGACAGTTAGGATATGGGACTGCCATACTGGTCAATGTGCTAAAGTCATCAATCTTGGTGCTGAGGTTACCTCTTTGATCAGTGAGGGGTCATGGATTTTTGTTGGTCTGCAAAATGCTGTCAAG GCTTGGAATATCCAGACCATGTCAGAGTTTACTCTTGATGGACCCAAAGGCCGAGTCCGTGCCATGACTGTTGGCAACAATACACTCTTTGCTGGTGCAGAG gaTGGTGTCATTTTTGCTTGGAGAGGAAGCTCTAAAGCCAATTCTCCTTTTGAACTGGTTGCGTCTCTCACTGGCCACACTAAAGCAGTGGTTTGTCTGGCGGTTGGATGCAAGATGCTGTACTCCGGGTCCATGGACCAAAGCATAAAG GTGTGGGACATGGATACATTACAGTGTACAATGACACTAAATGATCATACTGATGCAGTCACATCCCTTATCTGTTGGGATCAATATCTGTTGTCAAGTTCATCTGACCGCACAATTAAAGTCTGGGCTTGCATTGAAGCAGGATCTTTGGAAGTGATATATACACACACCGAAGAAAAT gGTGTTGTTTCAGTCTTTGGGATGCCTGATGCAGAGGGAAAGCCAATATTATTTTCCTCGTGCAGAGACAATTCAGTTCACAT ATTTTCAGAGAGGGGACGTTTATTTGCCAAGAAAGATGTGGCATTGATTGAGTTAGGTCCTGGTGGCCTCTTCTTCACTGGAGATGAGAGTGGTTTGCTGATGGTATGGAAATGGTTGGAGGTACCCAAGGTGGCATCCTCTTGA
- the LOC100793983 gene encoding zinc finger CCCH domain-containing protein 48 isoform X1, which translates to MDTKFARRTERIGRTTCSYWRAGKCNRNPCRFLHIETPSPPAACGYGNTAYSYGKKPHSSSENTPKYGSKKALHRDNGDRGDATRVAKAFKKSSPRICKYWINNNCVHGEQCLYLHSWFRGDGFSTVTKLQEHKKVITGIALPVGSDKLYSGSTDGTVRIWDCHTGQCAKVINLGAEVTSLISEGSWIFVGLQNAVKAWNIQTMSEFTLDGPKGRVRAMTVGNNTLFAGAEDGVIFAWRGSSKANSPFELVASLTGHTKAVVCLAVGCKMLYSGSMDQSIKVWDMDTLQCTMTLNDHTDAVTSLICWDQYLLSSSSDRTIKVWACIEAGSLEVIYTHTEENGVVSVFGMPDAEGKPILFSSCRDNSVHMYELPSFSERGRLFAKKDVALIELGPGGLFFTGDESGLLMVWKWLEVPKVASS; encoded by the exons ATGGATACAAAGTTTGCACGAAGAACTGAGCGCATTGGTAGAACAACATGCTCTTATTGGAGAGCTGGAAAATGTAACAGAAATCCATGCAGATTTTTGCACATAGAGACACCATCTCCACCTGCTGCTTGTGGTTATGGCAATACTGCATATAGCTACGGAAAAAAGCCCCATTCCTCCTCTGAGAATACCCCGAAATATGGTTCAAAGAAAGCATTGCATAGAGATAATGGAGATAGAGGAGATGCAACAAGGGTTGCTAAGGCTTTCAAGAAATCATCACCAAGGATATGTAAATACTGGATCAACAACAATTGTGTACATGGTGAACAATGCCTGTATCTGCATTCATGGTTTCGTGGTGATGGGTTTTCCACAGTAACGAAACTTCAAGAACATAAGAAG GTTATCACTGGCATCGCACTTCCTGTTGGATCCGACAAACTTTATTCTGGCAGCACTGATGGGACAGTTAGGATATGGGACTGCCATACTGGTCAATGTGCTAAAGTCATCAATCTTGGTGCTGAGGTTACCTCTTTGATCAGTGAGGGGTCATGGATTTTTGTTGGTCTGCAAAATGCTGTCAAG GCTTGGAATATCCAGACCATGTCAGAGTTTACTCTTGATGGACCCAAAGGCCGAGTCCGTGCCATGACTGTTGGCAACAATACACTCTTTGCTGGTGCAGAG gaTGGTGTCATTTTTGCTTGGAGAGGAAGCTCTAAAGCCAATTCTCCTTTTGAACTGGTTGCGTCTCTCACTGGCCACACTAAAGCAGTGGTTTGTCTGGCGGTTGGATGCAAGATGCTGTACTCCGGGTCCATGGACCAAAGCATAAAG GTGTGGGACATGGATACATTACAGTGTACAATGACACTAAATGATCATACTGATGCAGTCACATCCCTTATCTGTTGGGATCAATATCTGTTGTCAAGTTCATCTGACCGCACAATTAAAGTCTGGGCTTGCATTGAAGCAGGATCTTTGGAAGTGATATATACACACACCGAAGAAAAT gGTGTTGTTTCAGTCTTTGGGATGCCTGATGCAGAGGGAAAGCCAATATTATTTTCCTCGTGCAGAGACAATTCAGTTCACATGTATGAATTGCCTTC ATTTTCAGAGAGGGGACGTTTATTTGCCAAGAAAGATGTGGCATTGATTGAGTTAGGTCCTGGTGGCCTCTTCTTCACTGGAGATGAGAGTGGTTTGCTGATGGTATGGAAATGGTTGGAGGTACCCAAGGTGGCATCCTCTTGA